In Campylobacter vicugnae, a genomic segment contains:
- a CDS encoding non-canonical purine NTP pyrophosphatase, which translates to MKIVLATNNMDKVREIKAYYNQFDVIALGQICQPFEIEENGNSFYENAMIKARTVYAKLVDLGLENECIALSDDSGISVEALDFRPGIYSARYSGESATDASNRAKLITELNKLGLSQSNAFYTACIGICSKFGEYGVHGFMHGKVIDKELGSSGFGYDFMFIPNGFDKTVGQLDESIKLEISHRSKGLRLAMPVLKVLSRYY; encoded by the coding sequence ATGAAGATTGTATTAGCTACAAATAATATGGATAAAGTTAGAGAGATTAAGGCATATTATAATCAATTTGATGTTATTGCACTTGGGCAGATTTGCCAACCTTTTGAGATAGAAGAAAATGGTAATAGTTTTTATGAAAATGCGATGATAAAGGCTCGCACGGTATATGCTAAGCTAGTAGATTTAGGTCTTGAAAATGAGTGTATAGCACTAAGCGATGATAGCGGAATAAGTGTAGAGGCTTTAGATTTTAGGCCTGGAATATACTCAGCTAGATATAGTGGAGAGAGCGCAACAGATGCAAGCAATAGGGCAAAATTAATCACAGAACTAAATAAGCTAGGGCTAAGTCAATCAAACGCATTTTATACAGCATGTATTGGTATTTGTTCTAAATTTGGCGAGTATGGCGTTCATGGATTTATGCATGGCAAGGTGATAGATAAAGAGCTTGGAAGTAGTGGGTTTGGTTATGATTTTATGTTTATTCCTAATGGTTTTGATAAGACAGTAGGACAACTTGATGAGAGTATAAAGCTTGAGATTTCACATCGCTCTAAAGGATTAAGATTAGCTATGCCAGTACTTAAGGTGCTAAGTAGGTATTATTAA
- a CDS encoding carbon-nitrogen hydrolase family protein, which yields MSQISVAALQFNSITDDINSNLNSALALINSVPNDTSIIVLPELSLSGYCADESKFGIDLSSHKNALKDQRYKTLFDIATQRDCFIVACEVEQDGKNTYDTAFIISKDGLIGKQRKIFLWQNESKRFKRGKKQKLFNLIINNQKVKIGIGICYEIGFGEIARKLALDGANLLIYPSAFGNARGYAWDLASRARALENGSFLIACNSCGSNISEINGELLEFYGHSKIIDPKGNIISQLDNSAGAVIASIDLSEVKIQRDTIPYLKDIKKFKKSNSK from the coding sequence ATGAGTCAAATTAGCGTAGCTGCACTACAGTTTAACTCCATCACTGATGATATAAACTCTAATCTAAATTCTGCTTTAGCATTGATAAACTCTGTGCCTAATGATACTAGCATTATTGTCTTGCCAGAGCTTAGCTTAAGCGGCTATTGTGCTGATGAGAGTAAATTTGGCATTGATTTAAGCAGTCATAAAAATGCATTAAAAGACCAAAGATATAAAACTTTATTTGATATTGCTACTCAAAGAGATTGCTTTATTGTCGCTTGTGAGGTAGAACAAGATGGCAAAAATACATATGATACTGCATTTATAATTAGCAAAGATGGCTTAATAGGCAAACAGCGTAAGATTTTTTTATGGCAAAATGAGAGCAAAAGATTTAAACGTGGCAAAAAACAAAAGCTATTTAACCTAATAATCAATAACCAAAAAGTAAAAATTGGTATTGGAATTTGCTATGAGATTGGTTTTGGTGAAATTGCTAGAAAATTAGCATTAGATGGCGCAAATTTATTAATATATCCATCAGCTTTTGGCAATGCTAGAGGTTATGCGTGGGATTTAGCTAGTCGTGCTAGAGCGTTAGAAAATGGATCTTTTCTTATCGCTTGTAACTCTTGTGGATCAAATATATCTGAAATTAATGGTGAGCTATTAGAGTTTTATGGTCACTCCAAAATCATAGACCCAAAAGGAAATATAATAAGCCAGCTTGATAATAGCGCTGGTGCTGTAATAGCAAGTATAGATCTATCTGAAGTAAAGATTCAAAGAGATACAATACCATATCTTAAAGATATCAAGAAATTTAAAAAATCAAATTCCAAATAA
- a CDS encoding LptF/LptG family permease, producing MKLFARYSAFIYLKYFFIIFISLVGFYVVIDTLTNLKNLPTSANLQLIYVSLTALISINYVLPISLVLALIVTMINLTRSNELVSFYALGISKNRLIMPIFIISFIISIGYIGLCYTPFAYSKERQESLEDFQSFERSTKWIFLRFENKFIYIDKLFGDKQNATNIRIFDMNGSQILSQITAKEASYEDGTWRLKDNTITTLPQDIKLGGSGLKSSNQDEIIIANSFRPRIIENIKNKDNLYSIKDAIDSINTLKNENINIAKIKSVLYSMIFFPLFAPFMVLILYYYMPVTGRFASLAIASFGAIFISLCIWGVLFLLIRFSINGAIMAELGIILPVVILMLFAGYKFYQHR from the coding sequence ATGAAGCTTTTTGCTAGATATAGTGCTTTTATATATTTGAAATATTTTTTTATTATATTTATCTCTTTAGTTGGATTTTATGTCGTTATTGACACACTTACCAATCTTAAAAATCTCCCAACTAGTGCTAATTTACAACTAATTTATGTTAGTCTTACTGCACTTATTTCTATAAATTATGTATTGCCTATATCGTTGGTTTTAGCTTTAATTGTTACTATGATTAATCTAACTCGCTCTAATGAGTTAGTAAGCTTTTATGCTTTAGGAATTAGCAAAAATAGACTTATAATGCCTATATTTATCATCTCTTTTATAATTAGTATTGGTTATATTGGGCTTTGTTATACTCCATTTGCCTACTCCAAAGAACGCCAAGAGTCGCTAGAAGATTTTCAAAGCTTTGAACGCTCTACTAAATGGATATTTTTGCGATTTGAGAATAAATTTATATACATTGATAAGCTCTTTGGTGATAAGCAAAATGCTACAAATATTCGAATTTTTGATATGAACGGTAGCCAAATTCTATCGCAAATCACAGCCAAAGAAGCTAGCTATGAAGATGGCACCTGGAGATTAAAAGATAATACAATCACTACTTTACCACAAGATATAAAACTAGGTGGTAGTGGATTAAAAAGCAGCAATCAAGATGAGATTATCATAGCCAATAGCTTTCGCCCACGCATAATAGAAAATATTAAAAACAAAGACAATCTATACTCTATTAAAGATGCCATTGATTCTATTAATACACTTAAAAATGAAAACATCAATATAGCTAAAATTAAATCTGTATTATACTCAATGATATTTTTTCCACTTTTTGCTCCATTTATGGTGCTGATTTTATACTATTATATGCCTGTTACTGGGCGTTTTGCTAGTCTTGCAATTGCAAGCTTTGGGGCGATTTTTATCTCACTTTGCATTTGGGGTGTTCTATTTTTACTTATTCGCTTTAGTATAAATGGCGCTATTATGGCTGAGCTTGGTATTATTTTACCAGTTGTTATTTTAATGCTATTTGCTGGATATAAATTTTATCAACATAGATAA
- the nadD gene encoding nicotinate (nicotinamide) nucleotide adenylyltransferase has product MNIAIFGGSFDPPHFGHDEVVKSALKNLNIDKLIIIPTFLNPFKSEFGAPPNLRLQWCRALWENLSPKIIVSDYETSQNRAVASIDSVSYFKNKFNASRIYLIIGADQLNSLHKWHRYDELKALVSFVVACRDDIKIDENLQKLDINVKISSSKIKSELNFKQVPSAILSSVQSFYKDKNAK; this is encoded by the coding sequence TTGAATATAGCCATTTTTGGAGGAAGTTTTGATCCACCGCATTTTGGCCATGATGAGGTGGTAAAATCTGCACTTAAAAATTTAAATATCGATAAGCTGATTATAATTCCAACATTTTTAAATCCATTTAAAAGCGAATTTGGCGCTCCACCAAATTTAAGGTTGCAGTGGTGTAGGGCTTTATGGGAAAATTTAAGTCCAAAAATTATAGTAAGCGATTATGAAACTAGCCAAAATAGAGCAGTAGCAAGTATCGATAGTGTAAGCTATTTTAAAAATAAATTTAACGCTAGTAGAATTTATTTAATAATCGGTGCTGATCAGCTTAATAGCTTGCATAAATGGCATAGATATGATGAGTTAAAAGCATTGGTAAGCTTTGTTGTAGCGTGTAGAGATGATATTAAAATAGATGAAAATTTGCAAAAACTTGATATAAATGTTAAAATCTCATCTTCAAAAATTAAATCTGAGCTAAATTTCAAGCAGGTTCCATCTGCTATTTTAAGTAGTGTTCAGAGTTTTTATAAGGATAAAAATGCAAAATAG
- the rsfS gene encoding ribosome silencing factor, with protein sequence MQNRIDRIVKLLDEKKAENIEVIDMQGRDYLSKFVVVATTLAARHGFALLDDLKTELKPAGENFLGVESSDDWTVIDLGDIMIHLMSETYRAKYNIEEFLKELSTKAN encoded by the coding sequence ATGCAAAATAGAATAGATAGAATTGTTAAGCTTTTAGATGAAAAAAAGGCTGAAAATATCGAAGTTATAGATATGCAAGGAAGGGATTATTTAAGTAAATTTGTAGTTGTAGCCACTACTTTGGCTGCTCGTCATGGCTTTGCTTTGCTTGATGATTTAAAAACAGAGTTAAAACCAGCTGGTGAGAATTTTTTAGGTGTAGAAAGTAGCGATGATTGGACTGTAATAGATCTTGGCGATATAATGATACATTTAATGAGTGAAACTTATAGAGCTAAGTATAATATAGAAGAGTTTTTAAAAGAGTTAAGCACAAAAGCTAATTAA
- the fliR gene encoding flagellar biosynthetic protein FliR codes for MEFVNYLGQENVVTFFLLLVRTGALMVFFPFFNHIQIPVVIKATLSFILALYLFPLATPLANLDSLNIQYLVLEALSELMLGLCAGVLLMLVFGAVQLAGEQISMIMGFSMATVIDPQSGINAPLISNILNLIVLLAFLLFDGHHLVLYFLAYGLEFIPLGGFYPEQNILKYAAQGMVNLFLYGFIISFPILALTLMSDLIFGMLMKTMPQFNLLVVGFPIKITIAFVVLMAILAVIVKVFTTLMMRVLNDLPSLFY; via the coding sequence GTGGAATTTGTAAATTATCTTGGACAAGAAAATGTGGTAACATTTTTTTTACTTCTTGTGCGAACTGGTGCTTTAATGGTGTTTTTTCCATTTTTTAACCATATACAAATTCCGGTTGTTATAAAGGCTACACTCTCATTTATATTAGCACTTTATCTATTTCCACTAGCTACTCCTTTAGCTAATCTAGATAGCTTAAATATCCAATATTTAGTTTTAGAGGCCCTATCTGAGCTTATGCTTGGATTGTGTGCTGGAGTGCTTTTGATGCTAGTTTTTGGTGCAGTTCAGCTAGCAGGTGAGCAGATATCAATGATTATGGGATTTTCTATGGCAACTGTGATCGATCCTCAAAGCGGTATAAACGCCCCACTAATCTCAAATATCTTAAATTTAATTGTTCTACTAGCATTTTTATTATTTGATGGACATCATTTGGTTTTATATTTTTTAGCTTATGGTCTTGAATTTATTCCACTTGGTGGTTTTTATCCTGAACAAAATATTCTTAAATATGCAGCACAAGGAATGGTAAATCTCTTTTTATATGGATTTATTATCTCATTTCCTATTTTAGCGCTTACTTTAATGTCGGATTTAATCTTTGGAATGCTTATGAAGACAATGCCGCAATTTAACTTGCTTGTTGTTGGTTTTCCTATTAAGATTACTATTGCATTTGTAGTGTTAATGGCTATATTAGCAGTGATTGTAAAGGTTTTTACAACACTAATGATGAGAGTTTTGAATGATTTGCCAAGTTTATTTTACTAA
- the tatA gene encoding twin-arginine translocase TatA/TatE family subunit: MGSMSISHWLIVLAIIVLLFGAKKIPELAKGMGKGIKSFKKEMEDDTPLEKIEKAQDSTEVKKDETQKSA; this comes from the coding sequence ATGGGTAGTATGAGTATAAGTCACTGGTTGATTGTTTTGGCAATTATTGTTTTACTTTTTGGTGCAAAAAAGATTCCAGAACTTGCAAAAGGTATGGGTAAAGGTATTAAAAGTTTCAAAAAAGAGATGGAAGATGATACCCCACTAGAAAAAATAGAGAAGGCTCAAGACTCAACTGAAGTTAAAAAAGATGAAACTCAAAAGAGTGCCTAA
- a CDS encoding polysaccharide deacetylase family protein has protein sequence MAKEILVAYGVDIDAVAGWLGSYGGEDSPDDISRGLFAGEVGIPRLLNLFKKHNIPATWFAPGHSIETFPEQMKMIVDAGHEIGAHGYSHENPIAMSAKQEEDVLIKSIELIEKLTGKKPSGYVAPWWEFSNITNELLLKHGIKYDHSLMHNDFTPYYVRVGDSWTKIDYSGEAKDWMKPLVRGKETDLIEIPANWYLDDLPPMMFIKKSPNSFGFHSPRDIGQMWIDQFDWVYQNMDYAVFGMTIHPDVSGRPQVLLMHERIISHIKQFEGVRWVTFNEIADDFAKRCPRK, from the coding sequence ATGGCAAAAGAAATTTTAGTAGCTTATGGCGTAGATATTGATGCTGTTGCTGGTTGGTTAGGAAGCTATGGTGGTGAAGATAGTCCAGATGATATCTCACGCGGACTTTTTGCTGGCGAGGTAGGAATTCCTAGACTTTTAAATTTATTTAAAAAACATAATATTCCAGCTACATGGTTTGCCCCAGGCCATAGCATTGAGACATTTCCAGAACAGATGAAAATGATAGTAGATGCTGGTCATGAGATTGGTGCTCATGGTTACTCACACGAAAATCCTATCGCAATGAGTGCCAAACAAGAAGAAGATGTACTAATTAAAAGTATAGAATTAATAGAAAAATTAACTGGTAAAAAACCAAGCGGTTATGTAGCACCATGGTGGGAATTTAGCAATATCACAAATGAACTACTGCTAAAACATGGTATAAAATATGATCACAGTCTAATGCATAATGACTTTACTCCATACTATGTAAGAGTTGGTGATAGCTGGACAAAGATTGATTATAGTGGCGAAGCAAAAGATTGGATGAAACCATTAGTTAGAGGCAAAGAGACTGACCTAATAGAAATCCCAGCTAACTGGTATTTAGATGATCTTCCACCAATGATGTTTATCAAAAAATCACCAAATAGCTTTGGCTTCCATAGTCCTAGAGATATCGGTCAGATGTGGATAGATCAGTTTGATTGGGTTTATCAAAATATGGATTATGCAGTATTTGGTATGACTATTCATCCAGATGTTAGTGGCAGACCACAAGTGCTTTTAATGCATGAGAGAATTATCTCGCATATTAAGCAATTTGAAGGTGTTAGATGGGTTACATTTAATGAAATTGCAGATGACTTTGCAAAACGCTGCCCAAGAAAATAA
- a CDS encoding TVP38/TMEM64 family protein has product MVRLILFILFVVLCVVVLSSIDRQIIDRLMSEYSKLSWVIYIGCWIFLPIFLFPAGILAIGGGAVFGFWEAIIYTMIGVGINSAIMYFISRYFTQAFDMNKFESIKNRFCSDEFALVLLLRLIPVIPYNIVNYMAGVMRFNFIKFITAGVLGKFISAVLFINLGNNITNYQSYEFWLALILVISMGMIAFWIRKILNRRAR; this is encoded by the coding sequence ATGGTTAGATTAATTTTATTTATACTCTTTGTAGTTTTGTGCGTAGTAGTTTTATCTAGTATTGATAGGCAAATTATAGATAGACTAATGAGTGAGTATAGCAAACTTAGCTGGGTGATTTATATTGGATGTTGGATATTTTTGCCTATATTTTTGTTTCCAGCTGGAATTTTAGCTATTGGAGGTGGAGCAGTTTTTGGCTTTTGGGAGGCAATTATTTACACGATGATAGGTGTGGGGATAAACTCAGCTATTATGTATTTTATCTCAAGATATTTTACTCAAGCTTTTGATATGAATAAATTTGAGTCTATTAAAAACAGATTTTGTAGTGATGAATTTGCTTTAGTGTTGCTATTAAGGCTTATACCAGTTATACCTTATAATATTGTAAATTATATGGCTGGGGTGATGAGATTTAATTTTATTAAATTTATAACTGCTGGAGTGCTTGGTAAATTTATTAGCGCGGTACTATTTATAAATTTAGGTAATAATATTACAAATTATCAAAGTTATGAGTTTTGGCTTGCTTTGATATTGGTAATTAGTATGGGTATGATAGCATTTTGGATTAGAAAAATTTTAAATAGGAGAGCTAGATGA
- a CDS encoding saccharopine dehydrogenase family protein, with protein MSHILIIGAGGVSQAATVKCAMNSDIFTKITLASRTKSKCDKIARFIKENVGVDIDTAVVDADDTAAVVELIKNVKADLLLNVALPYQDLTLMDACSQTQIPYIDTANYEHPDTAKFEYKLQWAKDGEFKTANTMALLGSGFDPGVTNVYCAYAKQYLFDEIEYIDILDCNAGDHGYAFATNFNPEINLREVSAKGRYYKDGKWIETEPMEIGFSWDYPKIGPKDSYLLYHEELESLVKNIPTLKQIRFFMTFGQSYLTHMKCLENVGMLRIDEVEHNGVKIVPIQFLKTLLPDPASLGARTKGKTNIGCVITGTKDGKPRKVYIYNVCDHEECYKETGVGAVSYTTGVPAMIGSMMVAKGIWSGNGVFNMEEFDAKPFMDELNKQGLPWEIIEMAPDETRLIKEI; from the coding sequence ATGAGCCATATTTTAATTATTGGAGCTGGTGGAGTAAGTCAAGCAGCAACAGTAAAATGTGCGATGAATTCAGATATCTTTACCAAAATTACTCTAGCAAGTCGCACTAAAAGCAAATGCGATAAGATTGCTAGATTTATTAAAGAAAATGTAGGCGTAGATATTGATACAGCTGTAGTAGATGCTGATGATACAGCTGCTGTTGTAGAGCTTATTAAAAATGTTAAGGCTGATTTATTATTAAATGTTGCACTTCCATATCAGGATTTAACTCTTATGGACGCATGCTCACAAACTCAAATTCCATATATAGATACAGCCAACTACGAACACCCAGATACAGCTAAATTTGAGTATAAACTTCAATGGGCTAAAGATGGCGAGTTTAAAACTGCTAATACAATGGCGCTTCTTGGTAGTGGGTTTGACCCAGGTGTTACTAATGTATATTGTGCTTATGCTAAGCAGTATCTATTTGATGAGATTGAATATATTGATATTTTAGATTGTAATGCTGGAGATCATGGCTATGCATTTGCTACAAATTTTAACCCAGAGATAAATTTAAGAGAGGTAAGTGCAAAGGGTAGATATTATAAAGATGGTAAATGGATAGAGACTGAGCCAATGGAGATAGGTTTTAGCTGGGATTATCCAAAAATTGGACCAAAAGATAGCTATTTGCTATATCATGAAGAACTTGAAAGCTTAGTAAAAAATATCCCTACATTAAAGCAAATTCGTTTCTTTATGACATTTGGTCAAAGCTATTTGACACATATGAAATGCTTAGAAAATGTAGGTATGCTAAGGATTGATGAGGTTGAGCATAATGGAGTAAAAATTGTACCAATTCAGTTTTTAAAGACACTTTTACCAGATCCTGCAAGCCTAGGTGCTAGAACTAAAGGCAAAACAAATATAGGTTGCGTAATTACTGGAACAAAAGATGGCAAACCAAGAAAAGTATATATATATAATGTATGCGACCATGAAGAGTGCTATAAAGAAACTGGTGTAGGTGCTGTAAGCTATACTACAGGCGTTCCAGCTATGATAGGTTCTATGATGGTTGCTAAGGGTATTTGGAGTGGAAATGGCGTATTTAATATGGAAGAATTTGACGCTAAACCATTTATGGATGAGCTAAATAAACAGGGTTTACCATGGGAGATAATAGAGATGGCTCCAGATGAGACTAGATTAATCAAGGAAATTTAA
- the gap gene encoding type I glyceraldehyde-3-phosphate dehydrogenase, protein MALKIAINGFGRIGRCAARIILNNPAEYELCIINDTAERKMTRYLLKYDTVHGEFNQDVEIINDDYIAVNGKKIRVYSTRDINDMDLRGIDVVLECTGKFLTKEKCQTYIAKGAKKVIMSAPAKDDTPTFVLGVNTDKYEGQTIISNASCTTNCLGPVTRVLDDLYGIQKGLMTTIHAYTNGQSLVDVKCRDFRRSRAAAVNMIPTSTGAAKAMKLVMPSLDGKLHGQSIRVPVPNVSIVDLTAVLGKSVTKEELNNAFVEASKGSLKGIMAVDFDERVSGDFNTSSYSSIVAADLTQVICGDMIKVMAWYDNEWGYSNRLVEMAKFISEK, encoded by the coding sequence ATGGCACTTAAAATAGCAATTAACGGTTTTGGAAGAATAGGTAGATGCGCTGCTAGAATTATACTAAATAACCCAGCAGAGTATGAGTTATGCATTATAAATGACACTGCTGAACGCAAAATGACTAGATACTTACTAAAATACGATACAGTTCATGGCGAATTTAATCAAGATGTAGAGATTATAAATGATGATTATATCGCAGTTAATGGTAAAAAAATTAGAGTATATAGCACAAGAGATATTAATGATATGGATTTAAGAGGAATAGATGTAGTACTAGAGTGTACTGGTAAATTCCTTACAAAAGAAAAATGCCAAACCTATATCGCAAAAGGTGCTAAAAAAGTAATAATGAGCGCCCCAGCAAAAGATGATACTCCTACATTTGTACTAGGTGTAAATACTGATAAATACGAAGGTCAAACAATCATCTCAAACGCAAGCTGCACTACAAACTGTCTTGGCCCAGTAACTAGAGTATTAGATGATCTTTATGGTATTCAAAAGGGTTTAATGACTACTATTCACGCCTACACAAATGGCCAAAGTCTAGTAGATGTAAAATGTAGAGATTTTAGACGCTCTAGAGCTGCAGCGGTAAATATGATTCCAACTAGCACAGGTGCAGCTAAAGCTATGAAGCTAGTAATGCCTAGCCTAGATGGCAAACTACACGGTCAAAGCATTAGAGTACCAGTACCAAATGTATCAATAGTTGATCTTACAGCTGTACTTGGCAAAAGCGTAACAAAAGAGGAGTTAAATAACGCTTTTGTAGAAGCTAGCAAAGGTAGCTTAAAAGGAATTATGGCAGTAGATTTTGATGAGAGAGTAAGTGGAGATTTTAACACTTCAAGCTACTCAAGTATAGTAGCAGCTGATCTAACTCAAGTAATATGTGGAGATATGATCAAGGTAATGGCATGGTATGATAATGAGTGGGGATATAGCAACCGTCTAGTAGAGATGGCAAAATTCATAAGCGAGAAATAA
- the argS gene encoding arginine--tRNA ligase — MSAKDTLKSEISAILGHQVVVEKPKDRALAHYATPLAFSLAKELKKSPVIIASELAAKFNSPKYEVSAVNGYINFKLSGEFLDSLANDALKSAEKFGSKEIKNPKNIFLEYISANPTGPLHIGHVRGAVYGDTLARVARHIGIGIHTEYYINDAGNQIDLLGTSITLRAREIIFNETVEYPEKYYRGEYIDELAHAAYQKFGKDIFEPSRNLELAEFGKDIVLDIIKKDLADAGIFIESWASEKSYYDKLDQTLQRLEKSGEIYKKDGTTYIASTKLGDDNDRVVVRSDGRPTYLAGDIIYHNVKFANDFDTYINIWGADHHGYIARLKAAINFLGYDENKLEVILMQMVSLLKDGKPFKMSKRAGTSVLMSDILAEIGSDALRFIFISKANSSSLEFDIDELKKQDSSNPIFYINYAHARINQIFTKAGKSPEDVANVSLANLSDDGKNLLFEALIMPEILEDALYQRSLHKIPDYLKGLSASFHKFYNENRVVGSQNEDELLKLFSVVALSIKVALNLMGIKAKDIMEN, encoded by the coding sequence ATGAGTGCTAAAGATACTCTAAAAAGTGAAATTAGTGCTATTTTAGGACATCAAGTCGTTGTAGAAAAGCCTAAAGATAGAGCTTTAGCTCACTATGCTACGCCACTTGCATTTAGCTTAGCTAAAGAGCTTAAAAAATCACCTGTAATTATAGCAAGTGAGTTAGCAGCTAAATTTAACTCACCAAAATATGAAGTAAGTGCTGTAAATGGATATATAAACTTTAAGCTAAGTGGTGAATTTTTAGACTCTTTGGCTAATGATGCGCTAAAAAGTGCAGAAAAATTTGGCTCTAAAGAGATTAAAAATCCTAAAAATATATTTTTAGAATATATTAGTGCTAATCCTACTGGACCTCTTCATATTGGACATGTGCGTGGTGCAGTCTATGGTGATACACTAGCTAGAGTTGCTAGACATATCGGTATAGGCATACATACTGAGTACTATATCAATGATGCTGGCAATCAAATAGATCTACTAGGTACATCTATTACTCTTAGAGCGCGTGAAATTATATTTAATGAAACTGTAGAGTACCCTGAGAAATACTATAGAGGCGAATATATAGATGAGTTGGCTCATGCAGCTTATCAGAAGTTTGGTAAAGATATTTTTGAGCCTAGTCGTAATCTTGAATTGGCTGAATTTGGTAAAGATATAGTACTTGATATCATCAAAAAAGATCTAGCAGATGCTGGAATATTTATAGAGAGTTGGGCAAGTGAAAAATCATACTATGATAAGCTAGACCAAACCCTTCAACGCTTAGAAAAAAGTGGAGAAATCTATAAAAAAGATGGCACAACCTATATAGCCTCTACAAAACTTGGCGATGATAATGATAGAGTTGTAGTGCGAAGCGATGGTCGCCCTACATATTTAGCTGGTGATATTATCTATCATAATGTCAAATTTGCCAATGATTTTGATACATATATCAATATCTGGGGAGCCGATCACCACGGATATATTGCTAGATTAAAAGCTGCTATTAACTTCCTTGGCTATGATGAAAATAAGCTAGAAGTAATATTAATGCAAATGGTAAGTCTATTAAAAGATGGCAAACCATTTAAAATGAGCAAAAGAGCTGGCACATCAGTGCTAATGAGCGATATATTAGCCGAGATTGGAAGTGATGCATTGAGATTTATCTTTATCTCTAAAGCCAATAGCTCAAGTCTTGAGTTTGATATTGATGAGCTTAAAAAACAAGATAGCTCAAATCCAATATTTTACATTAACTACGCTCACGCTAGAATAAATCAAATTTTTACCAAAGCTGGTAAATCGCCTGAAGATGTAGCAAATGTATCACTAGCAAATTTAAGCGATGATGGTAAAAATCTGTTATTTGAAGCACTCATAATGCCTGAAATTTTAGAAGATGCACTATACCAAAGAAGCCTACATAAAATCCCAGATTATCTAAAGGGACTTAGCGCAAGTTTTCATAAATTCTACAATGAAAATAGAGTAGTAGGAAGTCAAAATGAAGATGAGTTATTAAAGCTCTTTAGCGTTGTGGCTTTAAGCATCAAGGTAGCATTAAATTTAATGGGAATTAAAGCCAAAGATATAATGGAGAATTAA
- the gmk gene encoding guanylate kinase — protein MSGQILIISGPSGSGKSTLLSRLISEFDNIYFSISSTTREPRDGEQNGVNYHFINVDEFQKGIDEGKFLEWANVHKNYYGTSLEPVEKALKDGKIVIFDIDVQGYHLAMKKYSHIITSVFVTTKDRHELKKRLTKRGSDDAQTIENRLFNAATEIAYISEYDYLIINDDLDSSYERLKSIFISLSSKTQSFNLNDVIESWSEC, from the coding sequence ATGAGTGGTCAAATTCTAATAATCAGCGGCCCAAGTGGAAGTGGTAAAAGCACGCTTTTATCACGCCTGATAAGCGAATTTGATAATATTTACTTCTCAATCTCTAGCACTACAAGAGAGCCACGAGATGGTGAGCAAAATGGGGTAAATTATCACTTTATTAATGTTGATGAGTTTCAAAAAGGTATTGATGAGGGCAAATTCTTAGAGTGGGCAAATGTACATAAAAATTATTATGGCACCAGCTTAGAACCGGTAGAAAAAGCCTTAAAAGATGGCAAAATAGTAATATTTGATATAGATGTTCAAGGCTATCATTTAGCTATGAAAAAATATAGCCATATTATCACTTCGGTTTTTGTAACTACAAAAGATAGGCACGAGCTTAAAAAACGCCTTACAAAGCGTGGCAGCGATGATGCACAAACTATAGAAAATAGACTATTTAATGCAGCTACTGAGATAGCTTATATAAGCGAGTATGACTATTTAATCATCAATGATGACCTAGATAGCTCATATGAGAGATTAAAATCAATCTTTATATCGCTTAGTTCAAAAACTCAAAGCTTTAATCTAAATGATGTTATAGAGAGCTGGAGTGAGTGCTAA